Proteins found in one Erythrobacter sp. KY5 genomic segment:
- a CDS encoding helix-turn-helix domain-containing protein, which produces MINRIREIRKAKGLTLADLAEACDPPTTAQTIGRLETGMRNLSIKWMDRIGAALDIDPEVLVRSEEQKRAQVVAELGLSEPEALKSPREAILPTEIAASGGDATMLVLEVAASVGEYRPGDMVWLRQIDPDEAGANMLGAMNRDCLIPRPGGRFAFGRLIDRKGTLVGLLPAQAGNKQLVIDNPPWIAVATMLVRPL; this is translated from the coding sequence ATGATCAATCGCATCCGGGAAATCCGAAAGGCCAAGGGACTGACCCTCGCCGATCTCGCAGAGGCGTGTGACCCGCCAACCACCGCACAGACAATCGGCCGGCTGGAAACAGGGATGCGCAATCTCTCGATCAAATGGATGGACCGGATCGGTGCAGCGCTCGACATTGACCCGGAGGTACTGGTTCGTTCGGAGGAGCAGAAGCGCGCTCAGGTCGTGGCCGAACTGGGCCTGTCGGAGCCAGAAGCGCTCAAGTCCCCGCGCGAGGCGATCCTGCCTACGGAAATCGCGGCGAGCGGCGGCGATGCGACCATGCTCGTCCTCGAAGTTGCCGCATCGGTTGGCGAATATCGCCCCGGCGACATGGTGTGGCTGCGCCAGATCGACCCGGACGAAGCGGGCGCAAACATGCTTGGCGCGATGAACCGCGACTGCCTGATCCCGCGCCCCGGCGGTCGTTTCGCGTTCGGTCGGCTGATCGACCGCAAGGGCACGCTGGTCGGACTTCTCCCGGCGCAGGCGGGCAACAAGCAACTCGTTATCGATAATCCGCCCTGGATTGCGGTGGCAACGATGCTTGTGAGGCCGCTGTGA
- a CDS encoding DUF6456 domain-containing protein, producing MRKLVERELTSEGPRREGTARAKGRSVTVNAAESPIAWLHSRGHLPARLFDAGEALRADYERAQLSPNVTMRWDPVRIKTTGDTGLNASERQIAAKQRFDGAMNAAGKGLEDVLWRVVCAGEGLPQAEKTLGWPARSGKLVLKLALERVADFYRIR from the coding sequence ATGCGCAAACTGGTCGAGCGGGAGCTTACATCCGAAGGTCCAAGGCGCGAGGGCACGGCCCGCGCCAAGGGGCGCAGCGTCACAGTCAATGCGGCAGAATCGCCGATTGCGTGGCTGCATTCGCGCGGCCACTTGCCTGCGCGGCTGTTCGACGCGGGCGAAGCCTTGCGTGCCGATTATGAGCGTGCGCAATTGTCGCCCAATGTCACGATGCGCTGGGACCCGGTGCGCATCAAGACGACCGGCGATACAGGGTTGAACGCCAGTGAACGCCAGATCGCGGCGAAGCAGCGTTTCGATGGCGCGATGAATGCCGCGGGAAAGGGCCTCGAAGACGTTTTGTGGCGCGTCGTTTGTGCAGGCGAGGGATTGCCGCAGGCGGAAAAGACGCTGGGCTGGCCCGCGCGAAGCGGCAAGCTTGTGCTCAAACTGGCGCTTGAACGGGTGGCGGATTTCTATCGGATCAGGTGA
- a CDS encoding nuclear transport factor 2 family protein, translated as MSIEQLATDFMKLMIEEDAEGYQAYWSDDIVSLEPTDDPMARVEGREALIQKHQWWEDNAETHSSSMQGPYIFGDQFAVRYTMDVTMDGERSQMAEVGVYTVKDGKIVEERFFYGAGDYA; from the coding sequence ATGTCCATTGAGCAACTCGCCACCGACTTCATGAAGCTGATGATCGAAGAGGATGCCGAAGGGTATCAGGCATACTGGTCTGACGACATCGTCAGTCTGGAACCCACCGACGACCCGATGGCGCGGGTCGAGGGTCGCGAAGCGCTGATCCAGAAACACCAATGGTGGGAAGACAATGCCGAGACGCACTCCTCCTCGATGCAGGGGCCTTACATCTTCGGCGACCAGTTTGCGGTGCGCTATACCATGGATGTCACGATGGACGGTGAACGCAGTCAGATGGCGGAAGTCGGCGTCTACACCGTCAAGGACGGCAAGATCGTCGAGGAGCGCTTTTTCTACGGCGCGGGCGATTACGCCTGA
- a CDS encoding uracil-DNA glycosylase family protein, translated as MSAQRAEALHTEIAACTLCAEHLPLGPRPVVQFSPASRILIIGQAPGTRVHASGIAWDDDSGDRLRGWLEMEKDAFYDPAKVALMPMGFCYPGKAKGGDAPPRKECAPAWHDRILALLPEDRLTLLVGAYAQAAYLPATRKLSMTDRVKRGAEFAPFFPLPHPAWRVRMWMASNPWYEAETLPALRRQIAARLG; from the coding sequence GTGAGCGCGCAGCGGGCCGAGGCGCTCCATACGGAGATCGCGGCCTGCACCCTTTGCGCCGAGCACCTGCCGCTGGGCCCGCGCCCCGTCGTCCAGTTCTCGCCAGCCAGCCGCATCCTCATCATCGGACAGGCTCCCGGAACCCGCGTCCATGCAAGCGGCATTGCGTGGGACGATGACAGCGGCGACCGGTTGCGCGGCTGGCTGGAGATGGAGAAGGACGCCTTCTACGACCCTGCCAAGGTCGCGCTGATGCCGATGGGTTTCTGCTATCCCGGCAAGGCCAAGGGCGGCGATGCTCCGCCGCGCAAGGAGTGCGCCCCCGCATGGCACGACCGCATCCTCGCGCTGCTCCCCGAAGACCGGCTGACATTGCTGGTCGGCGCTTATGCGCAAGCCGCCTACCTGCCCGCAACGCGCAAGCTTTCGATGACCGATCGGGTGAAGCGGGGGGCCGAGTTCGCGCCCTTCTTCCCGCTGCCCCACCCCGCCTGGCGCGTGCGAATGTGGATGGCGAGCAATCCTTGGTATGAAGCCGAGACCCTCCCCGCCCTTCGCCGCCAGATTGCCGCGCGGCTCGGCTGA
- a CDS encoding ABC-F family ATP-binding cassette domain-containing protein has product MAQPPILSWEGLGLQQGGRWLFGGPQPGEGAEPIDLHILPGDRLALIGRNGAGKTTLLKLIDNRIEADRGQRRVKPGTRIVFLEQEPDFSPFDTLMDFALHGDHAPATHEVEAIAGQLGIDMSTDAATASGGERRRAAIARALAQDPDLLLLDEPTNHLDLSAIDWLEDWLTRYKGAFITISHDRTFLKRLTRATLWLDRGSLRRKEVGFGGYEAWEEQVYAEEARAAEKLDAKLKLEAHWLERGVTARRKRNQGRLEKLYQMRAARAAMISDSGAAKLKLGNDEEFKSKSVIVAEGISKSYDGRAVIKPFTLRIQNGDRIGIVGANGAGKTTLLKMLTKELEPDTGTITHARTLSGVMIDQQRKLLEPGATVRQILAEGGDWIDVRGNRKHVQAYLKDFLFDPKIVDTKVGILSGGERSRLLLAREFARTANLLVLDEPTNDLDLETLDLLQEVIADFEGTVLIVSHDRDFLDKTVTITLGLDGTGRVDIVAGGYADWEAKRRRPVVGKSKASEPSSTPAPPPPAPKSDKLSYKDQRDYEQLPARIEELEAAIAKAEGILADPDLFASDPQRFATISKGLENARRQKDEAEERWLDIAEKVEG; this is encoded by the coding sequence ATGGCACAACCTCCGATCCTCTCCTGGGAAGGGCTTGGCCTTCAGCAAGGCGGGCGCTGGCTTTTTGGCGGCCCCCAGCCGGGCGAAGGCGCAGAGCCGATTGACCTGCATATCCTCCCCGGAGATCGGCTGGCGCTGATCGGGCGCAACGGGGCTGGCAAGACGACGCTGCTCAAGCTCATCGACAACCGGATCGAAGCGGATCGCGGTCAGCGGCGAGTGAAGCCGGGAACGCGGATCGTGTTTCTGGAGCAGGAGCCTGACTTCTCGCCCTTCGACACGCTGATGGACTTCGCGCTCCATGGCGATCACGCGCCAGCAACGCATGAGGTCGAAGCGATTGCAGGCCAGCTCGGCATCGACATGAGTACCGATGCGGCGACAGCTAGCGGCGGCGAACGTCGCCGTGCGGCTATCGCCCGCGCTCTCGCTCAAGACCCGGACCTGTTGTTGCTGGATGAGCCGACCAACCACCTCGATCTCAGCGCGATCGACTGGCTTGAGGACTGGCTCACCCGGTACAAGGGCGCGTTCATCACGATCAGCCACGACCGCACCTTCCTCAAGCGCCTGACCCGCGCGACGCTTTGGCTCGACCGCGGCTCGCTGCGGCGCAAGGAGGTCGGCTTTGGCGGATACGAGGCGTGGGAAGAGCAGGTCTACGCCGAGGAAGCGCGCGCCGCCGAGAAGCTCGACGCCAAGCTCAAGCTTGAGGCGCACTGGCTCGAACGCGGCGTGACCGCACGGCGCAAGCGCAATCAGGGCAGGCTGGAGAAGCTCTACCAGATGCGCGCGGCCCGCGCCGCGATGATCAGCGACAGCGGCGCGGCAAAGCTCAAGCTTGGCAATGACGAGGAGTTCAAGTCCAAGTCCGTCATCGTCGCCGAGGGCATCTCCAAATCCTACGATGGCCGCGCGGTCATCAAGCCCTTCACCCTGCGCATCCAGAACGGCGACCGCATCGGCATCGTCGGCGCAAACGGTGCCGGCAAGACGACCCTGCTCAAGATGCTGACCAAGGAGCTTGAGCCCGACACCGGCACGATCACCCATGCCCGCACCTTGTCCGGAGTGATGATCGACCAGCAGAGGAAGCTCCTCGAACCGGGCGCGACCGTGCGCCAGATCCTTGCCGAGGGCGGCGACTGGATCGACGTGCGTGGCAATCGCAAGCATGTGCAGGCCTACCTCAAGGACTTCCTGTTCGATCCCAAGATCGTCGACACCAAGGTCGGCATCCTGTCGGGCGGCGAGCGTTCGCGGCTGCTGCTCGCCCGCGAGTTTGCGCGCACCGCCAACCTGCTCGTGCTGGATGAGCCGACCAACGACCTCGACCTCGAAACGCTCGACCTCTTGCAGGAGGTCATCGCCGATTTCGAAGGCACCGTGCTGATCGTGAGCCACGACCGCGACTTCCTCGACAAGACGGTTACGATCACGCTCGGTCTCGATGGCACGGGGCGGGTCGATATCGTCGCGGGCGGTTATGCCGACTGGGAGGCCAAGCGCCGCAGGCCGGTGGTCGGCAAGTCGAAGGCGAGCGAGCCTTCCTCCACCCCCGCCCCGCCTCCGCCTGCTCCCAAGTCGGACAAGCTCTCCTACAAGGACCAGCGCGATTACGAGCAGCTCCCTGCGCGCATAGAGGAGCTCGAAGCCGCCATCGCCAAGGCCGAGGGTATCCTCGCTGATCCCGACCTCTTCGCCTCCGACCCGCAGCGCTTTGCGACCATCTCAAAGGGGCTTGAGAACGCCCGCCGCCAGAAGGACGAAGCAGAGGAGCGCTGGCTCGACATCGCCGAGAAGGTCGAGGGGTGA
- a CDS encoding SIMPL domain-containing protein, protein MMTRTALTLAAAGALAMPSGLAAQQVEIEAEGPVIELSVFESVTAEPDLVTIGAGVSTDAATAVEAMRMNAEQMNRVIERIIALGVPEKDIQTTGVNLNPRYDYDRENQRNVFRGYQVSNRVSVKLRDVDETGAVLDALVVAGATDLSGPDFSIEDDEAAKDTARASAVQRAQSRAEAYAAMMGYDGVEVLSISEAIQGRAPMPEMAMRDVAENAIQVTGSRIQPGMVNTGVSITIKYQMVDDDAEAAEEGE, encoded by the coding sequence ATGATGACCCGTACCGCTCTAACCCTCGCTGCCGCTGGTGCCCTTGCCATGCCATCAGGCCTTGCCGCCCAACAGGTTGAAATCGAAGCCGAAGGTCCGGTGATCGAGCTTTCCGTGTTCGAAAGCGTGACTGCTGAACCCGACCTCGTCACGATCGGTGCAGGCGTATCCACCGATGCGGCTACTGCGGTCGAAGCCATGCGGATGAACGCTGAACAGATGAACCGCGTCATAGAGCGGATCATCGCACTGGGCGTTCCGGAAAAGGACATCCAGACGACCGGCGTCAACCTCAACCCCCGCTACGATTACGACCGGGAGAACCAGCGCAATGTCTTCCGCGGATATCAGGTGTCGAACCGGGTGAGCGTCAAGCTGCGCGATGTCGATGAAACCGGCGCGGTGCTCGATGCGCTGGTGGTGGCGGGCGCGACCGACCTTTCCGGGCCGGACTTCTCGATAGAGGATGACGAGGCAGCCAAGGACACCGCGCGCGCAAGCGCCGTCCAGCGTGCACAGAGCCGCGCCGAAGCCTATGCCGCGATGATGGGCTATGACGGGGTCGAGGTGCTCTCGATCAGCGAGGCGATACAGGGCCGTGCTCCCATGCCGGAAATGGCCATGCGCGACGTTGCGGAGAACGCCATTCAGGTCACCGGATCGCGCATTCAGCCCGGCATGGTGAACACCGGCGTCAGCATCACGATCAAGTACCAGATGGTCGATGACGATGCCGAAGCAGCCGAGGAAGGTGAGTGA
- a CDS encoding PepSY domain-containing protein, whose protein sequence is MTNNRLLLAAAAALMAVGLGAGSTTSLVAATTAAQEQSRSDQGEARREMRAGNQLSLREIERRILPRMRGSEYLGPSYDSTARAYRLKFIREGRVTYIDVDARTGRIINRSN, encoded by the coding sequence ATGACGAACAACCGCCTCCTTCTCGCCGCAGCGGCCGCCTTGATGGCGGTCGGTCTCGGTGCGGGCTCCACGACGTCGCTTGTCGCTGCAACGACGGCTGCGCAGGAGCAGTCGCGCTCGGATCAGGGCGAGGCTCGGCGGGAGATGCGAGCCGGGAACCAGCTGTCCCTGCGCGAGATCGAGCGGCGCATCCTGCCGCGCATGCGCGGTAGCGAATATCTCGGCCCGTCTTACGACAGCACCGCGCGCGCATACCGGCTCAAGTTCATCCGCGAGGGCCGCGTGACCTATATCGATGTCGATGCCCGCACTGGCCGGATCATCAACCGGTCGAATTGA
- a CDS encoding response regulator transcription factor — translation MRILIVEDEPTLGQQLKSTLEQTGYAVDLSTDGEDGHFLGSTEDYDACILDLGLPEIDGLSVLGMWRKEGRDFPVLVLTARDSWSDKVAGLDAGADDYLAKPFQTEELIARLRALIRRASGNTSSELTAGGVRLDTRSGRVTLDGEPVKLTAQEYKLLSYLMHHKGKVVSRTELIEHIYDQDFDRDSNTIEVFVTRIRKKLGAEVITTIRGLGYSLDDPADAPRA, via the coding sequence ATGCGCATTCTGATCGTTGAAGATGAGCCCACTCTTGGTCAGCAGCTGAAATCGACGCTGGAGCAGACCGGCTATGCCGTCGACCTGTCGACCGATGGCGAAGACGGCCATTTCCTCGGCAGCACAGAGGATTACGACGCCTGCATCCTCGACCTCGGCCTGCCTGAGATAGACGGGCTGAGCGTGCTCGGCATGTGGCGCAAGGAAGGCCGCGATTTCCCCGTGCTGGTCCTGACCGCGCGTGACAGCTGGTCGGATAAGGTCGCCGGGCTCGATGCGGGCGCTGACGACTATCTGGCAAAGCCGTTCCAGACCGAAGAGCTGATCGCTCGCCTGCGCGCGCTGATCCGCCGTGCGTCGGGCAACACGTCGTCGGAACTGACAGCAGGCGGTGTCCGGCTTGACACGCGCTCTGGCCGCGTGACGCTTGACGGGGAGCCGGTGAAGCTCACCGCGCAGGAATACAAGCTGCTCAGCTACCTGATGCACCACAAGGGCAAGGTCGTCAGTCGGACTGAGTTAATCGAACATATCTACGATCAGGATTTCGACCGCGATTCGAACACGATCGAAGTGTTCGTCACCCGCATCCGCAAGAAACTCGGCGCAGAAGTGATAACAACGATACGTGGCCTCGGTTACAGCCTCGACGACCCGGCAGACGCTCCAAGAGCCTGA
- a CDS encoding HAMP domain-containing sensor histidine kinase produces the protein MASVTASTTRQTLQEPDAARAPSAPVTAPVTAPGADEAAPAEDTSQLAQVPSDKPRASLARRMGFIAAGWIIVLLLGGGIALERTLTRQVEANFDEQLEYQLTAMIASAEIDSFGEVWFYRSLGDQRFLEPGSGLYWQISGEGYEPYPSRSLWDTPLNLRGPEEGEDFNSEPQFYNSNQIPGEPVRIVERTVILPGSETRWTFAVASATEEMDAQIQQVRSILIWSFAALGLGLIVMALLQIRYGLSPLRRVRAAIQKLRTTGDNRITEPLPAEVQPLVEEVNALLEHTERQAEEARMHAGNLAHALKTPLTVLTNAATARDPDLSTAVFRETRTMQRHVDHHLARARAVGRRAVGQARTNVRQSAEAVRRAVERLYPEGRLDIAGSKDALVAIERQDLDEILGNLIENAAKYGGGSVFVTIDPDDDDKEPDSQLCRIWIEDDGTGIPEKERKRIFDRGARLDTGKPGTGLGLAIVRDVAEIYGGSVTLGESEDLGGLLVDLRLPRAG, from the coding sequence GTGGCCTCGGTTACAGCCTCGACGACCCGGCAGACGCTCCAAGAGCCTGACGCCGCGCGTGCGCCTTCCGCCCCGGTGACCGCCCCGGTGACCGCGCCGGGGGCGGACGAGGCCGCGCCTGCTGAAGACACCTCTCAGCTTGCGCAAGTCCCCAGTGACAAACCACGCGCCAGCCTTGCGCGGCGCATGGGCTTCATCGCGGCTGGCTGGATTATCGTCCTGCTGCTTGGCGGTGGTATCGCGCTTGAGCGCACGCTGACGCGGCAGGTCGAAGCCAATTTCGACGAACAGCTCGAATACCAGCTCACCGCCATGATCGCCTCGGCTGAGATCGACAGCTTTGGCGAGGTGTGGTTTTACAGAAGCCTCGGCGATCAGCGTTTCCTGGAACCGGGCAGCGGTCTCTACTGGCAGATCAGCGGTGAAGGATATGAACCCTACCCCTCGCGCAGCCTGTGGGACACGCCGCTGAACCTGCGCGGACCGGAAGAAGGCGAGGACTTCAACAGCGAGCCGCAATTCTACAATTCGAACCAGATACCGGGCGAACCCGTGCGCATCGTCGAACGCACCGTGATCTTGCCCGGAAGCGAAACCCGATGGACCTTCGCCGTGGCGAGCGCGACTGAGGAGATGGACGCCCAGATCCAGCAGGTGCGCTCAATCCTGATCTGGAGCTTCGCCGCTCTCGGTCTTGGCCTGATTGTCATGGCGCTGCTGCAAATTCGCTATGGCCTTTCGCCGCTTCGCCGGGTGAGGGCAGCGATCCAGAAGCTGCGCACCACCGGTGACAACCGCATAACCGAACCGCTTCCGGCAGAGGTTCAACCGCTGGTGGAGGAAGTGAACGCGCTGCTCGAACATACCGAGCGGCAGGCGGAGGAAGCGCGCATGCATGCAGGCAATCTGGCGCACGCGCTCAAGACGCCGCTGACCGTGCTCACCAACGCTGCGACCGCGCGCGATCCCGATCTCAGCACTGCCGTATTCCGCGAAACGCGAACGATGCAGCGCCATGTCGATCACCATCTTGCCCGCGCAAGAGCCGTGGGCAGGCGCGCGGTCGGGCAGGCACGCACCAATGTCCGCCAGAGCGCCGAAGCCGTGCGCCGCGCGGTCGAGAGGCTCTATCCCGAAGGCCGGCTGGACATCGCGGGAAGCAAGGATGCGCTGGTCGCCATCGAGCGTCAGGACCTTGACGAAATTCTCGGCAACCTGATCGAGAACGCGGCCAAATATGGCGGCGGCAGCGTCTTCGTCACCATCGATCCTGACGATGACGATAAAGAACCCGACAGCCAGCTCTGCCGGATTTGGATCGAGGATGACGGCACCGGTATTCCCGAGAAGGAGCGCAAACGCATCTTCGATCGCGGCGCCCGGCTCGACACCGGCAAGCCGGGCACGGGCCTGGGCCTCGCTATCGTGCGCGACGTGGCGGAGATATATGGCGGATCGGTCACGCTTGGCGAAAGCGAGGATCTGGGCGGTTTGCTGGTGGACCTGAGGCTTCCGCGAGCTGGGTAG
- a CDS encoding chorismate mutase, giving the protein MSHETQLSHTAKAADDPVLTAYRKSIDNIDAAIIHMLAERFRITQAVGEYKAKVTLPPADPAREQRQIERLRKLSEEADLDPEFSEKFLRFIIDEVIRHHEKAREI; this is encoded by the coding sequence ATGTCGCACGAGACGCAACTTTCACACACCGCCAAGGCCGCAGATGATCCGGTTCTGACGGCCTATCGCAAGAGCATCGACAATATCGATGCGGCAATCATCCACATGCTGGCGGAGCGGTTTCGCATCACTCAGGCGGTGGGCGAATACAAGGCCAAGGTCACACTTCCTCCCGCCGATCCGGCGCGCGAACAGCGGCAGATCGAACGGTTGAGAAAGCTATCGGAGGAAGCCGACCTCGACCCGGAATTCAGCGAGAAGTTTCTGCGCTTCATCATCGACGAAGTTATCCGCCACCACGAAAAGGCGCGCGAAATCTAA
- a CDS encoding polyprenyl synthetase family protein: protein MTADVVPLPRKQPTLEPMLSLTANGMNSVNSVILERMQSEIPLIPRLAGHLISGGGKRLRPMLTLAGAALVGYEGTRHHKLAAAVEFIHTATLLHDDVVDGSELRRGKAAANIVFGNPATVLVGDFLFSRAFELMTEDGSLRVLKILSHASAVIAEGEVSQLTAQRQIETSEERYLHIIGAKTAALFAAASQISAVVAECSDEEERALEDYGRNLGVAFQLVDDAIDYDSDAAQMGKDQGDDFREGKMTLPVILAHARGDEAERKFWKDAILGHRSSDEDFADAIRLIEKHNALEDTREKARHFAQRAIDAISIFPDSKARAAMAEAAQFAVARGY from the coding sequence ATGACCGCAGACGTCGTACCCCTGCCGCGCAAACAACCGACGCTCGAACCAATGCTTTCGCTGACCGCGAACGGCATGAATTCGGTCAACTCCGTTATTCTCGAACGCATGCAGAGCGAGATTCCGCTCATCCCGCGCCTTGCCGGACACCTGATTTCGGGTGGCGGAAAGCGTCTTCGCCCGATGCTCACGCTCGCCGGGGCCGCGCTGGTCGGGTATGAGGGCACACGCCATCACAAGCTCGCCGCAGCGGTCGAGTTTATCCACACCGCGACGTTGCTTCACGACGATGTCGTCGATGGCAGCGAGCTTCGCCGGGGCAAGGCGGCGGCCAATATCGTGTTCGGCAACCCTGCGACGGTTCTGGTCGGTGACTTTCTGTTCAGCCGCGCTTTCGAGCTGATGACCGAAGACGGGTCGCTGCGGGTTCTCAAGATCCTCAGCCACGCCAGCGCCGTGATCGCAGAAGGCGAAGTCTCACAGCTCACCGCGCAGCGCCAGATCGAGACGAGCGAGGAACGCTACCTCCACATCATCGGCGCCAAGACCGCCGCGCTTTTCGCTGCCGCCAGCCAGATCAGCGCGGTCGTTGCCGAATGCAGCGACGAGGAAGAGCGAGCGCTCGAAGATTACGGACGCAATCTGGGTGTCGCATTCCAGCTGGTCGACGATGCGATCGATTACGATTCCGATGCTGCACAGATGGGAAAGGATCAGGGCGACGATTTCCGCGAAGGCAAGATGACGCTGCCGGTCATTCTCGCTCATGCGCGCGGAGACGAGGCGGAACGCAAGTTCTGGAAGGACGCGATCCTCGGTCATCGGTCCTCGGATGAAGACTTTGCCGATGCAATCCGCCTGATCGAAAAGCACAATGCTCTCGAAGATACGCGGGAAAAGGCGCGGCACTTCGCGCAGCGCGCCATCGATGCGATCTCGATCTTCCCCGATAGCAAGGCGCGCGCCGCAATGGCCGAAGCTGCCCAGTTCGCTGTCGCTCGCGGCTACTGA